Genomic window (Chloroflexota bacterium):
CCGGCGAAGATGCCCAACGACGTGTAGACGCGCAGACCCGTCTCGTGCAGGCCGTCCACCCAGGCGGGGTCCGGGTGATGCATAAAGATGCCATCGCATCCCATATCCCGCAGCCGGCGGCCGGCCTCCTCGGGCGTCGTCCCCTCGAACTGGGGGAGGTCGGGCTCGAAGCCGTAAGCGATTCGTAGGGGCATCTCACATCTCCTCAATGGCCAGTCGCGTGCGGTGGAGGTCGGCCTCCACCTGATGCAGGTCGGACTCGATCTGTGCGAGCTTCTCCCGTTCGCTTTGCACGAAGCGGGTGTAGGGCGCTATGGCATCCCGGATGCGGGCCAGCGACCTGCTCAGCTCCTGTTCGAACTGTCGGGTCAGCACGTCGGCCAGGCGTCCTCGCAGCTCATCCACGCGAGTGCGCAACTCCTTTTTGGCTTTGCGCCGCCGGGCCGGGAGCACGTAAAGCCCGAAGGCGGCCACGGCTCCCGCCGCCAGCAGGCCGGTGACATCGGCCAGCGTGGTCGCCAGGATCTTCACCAGCAGCGCCCCCAATCCGACGGCACCCACCTCCACCAGGGCCGTCTGCGCCACGGCCGCCTGCACCGAGGTGGCGATCTCATGCGCCTGGCGTTGATGGTCGTAGCTGCGCACGACCTCTTGGGCCGCGCGCCCGACCGAGTCCAGCAGATCTCGTCGGCGGCTTTCGAAGGCGCCGCCCACCCGTCCGACGATGCGATCCTCGTGCTGTGCGGCCCGGCGGTTGACGTACTCCATCACCGCCTGCCACTGGCGGAAATCCTGGTCGACGAGCCAGTTGATCATCTCGTTGACGTGGGACTCGATCTGGCTGACAGTGTCTGCGATGACGATGCGATCGAACTCGCCGCGCACCCGTTCCGTGTTCAGCAGGTCCAGCAGCCGGCCGAAGCGGATCATCTCGTCGAAGAAGTCCATCCCCCGCATGGTCATCTCGTGCAGCACGTTGTCGATGTGGCTCAGATGGTAGCGGAAGTCACGACGCATGTCGGCCTCGTAGGCGGCCAGCTGGGCCTCGATGGTCTCCAGGGCCTCGATATCCTCGCTCAGCAGCGCCTGGCGGCTGTGGGTGACCTCCAGGTACTGCCGAGTCAGACGTTGGGCGACGCCCAGCGGGCTGAGCAGCTTCAGCCGGATCCGCTCGCTCTCGTCCAATGTGTGCAGAATATAGGCCTCCAGCGGAGCGAAGCGCGACCGTTCCCAGAGGGCGTCCCGCTCCGGGCCAGGCGGTGTGGTCTTGGCGCGCAGCGCCAACCGGGCGGAGAGGGGGAACACCTCGGGGCGCAGCCCCAGCAGCGTCTGCGCGTTCTCCCGGACGAAACCGACGACCTGTTCAACGTCGGCCTCGCTGTCCAGAAGGTCGATCTTGTTGATGACGACGACGACCTTCTTGCCCCAGTCCCGGATATGGGTGAGGAACATCCGCTCTGACTCGGAGAAGGGGCGATCGGCCGAGGTGACGAAGAGGACCAGGTCGCTACGGGGGATGAACGCCTCGGTGATCTCCTGGTGGCGCTGGATGACGGCGTTGGTGCCGGGCGTATCGACCAGGTTGATGTCTCGGAGCCACTCGGCCGGGTGGGAGAGGACCACGACGCCGTCTGTGTTTACATAACGATCGGCGTTGCCATGGCGGAGCAGATGGATCTCCGCCGTGGTGGGGGTGACCCCCTCGGGCAGGAAGGGTTCGCCCAGGAGCGCGTTGATGAAGGCGGACTTGCCGGAGTTGAATTCTCCCACGATCACCAGCAAAAACAGCTCATCCAGCTGACGTCGGGCCTGGCTCAGGGCCTCCAGATCGGCCGGATCAGCGTTTAGTCGCTGGAGGGCGGCCTCCAGCCGGATCAGCGTCTCCCGCTCCTCACGAAGCCATTCGTCTTGCTGGCGGGTCAGGAACCTGCGCAGCACGGATCCTCCGTGGTCTTTGAAGGGTAAGGGCGTGTCTGAGGAGTAAGGTTTCTGTGGAAGGGATTTCCCTTCCACACCTCCCCCAGTGGAGCTTGTAGCTGAGGGAGCCCCTCAAACACCCTGCCGATAGATTTTCTGAGAGCGTGCCTGAGAAATGCCGTTGCTTCGGCTATGGGGAGGCTCAGAGAAGCTTCGCCCCTCCGGACAAAGTCCTTCTCCCGCCTTCGACCTACCCGGCCTCGGCCCAGGTCCCTGTGGGAAGGGCCGAGAAAGGCAGGTGCAGGCCGAGGGAGCCCTCAGATACGCTCTAAGAGAGGGATCTCGATCGATCCCGGGCGGCTGGAGTATAGCATGGAAAGATGGCGGACACAAGGGAAGGGCGATCGGGAGATGTTCGTATAGCCGAAGACGTGTCAGAGAAGATCTCGGCATGAGGATATCAGGTCCCGTCAGGAGTGTCAATTTGACGTGCTACGCCCTTTCGGTTACAATTTGTACGCTTGTGAGCCCCCATCGTCTAGTGGACTAGGACATCAGCCTTTCAAGCTGAAGACGGGGATTCGAATTCCCCTGGGGGCACTATAAACGCCGCGCACCCTCCCCTCCCGGAGGGTGTATTTATCATTATGCTTTTGTGTGGCGGTTGCTCACGAATCCCTGCTTCTCGTGCTGTATCGGACGGACATGGCGCAGCCGATGGGAATGCCCACGCCCTTTCTCTTGTGGTGCGTCGGGCGGGAATGGGGCTGCGGTTGTTCCGCTCGGATCCTCTCTTGGGACTTTCGTTTGCCTGGAGATTGAGGGGAAGGTCATGCGACCTTTCGTGATTCTCCCAGGGGGTGGGTCATGGTCATGACGTTTGTTGGCGGGAAGAAGGACCTCCATCCGTGGTTGCGCACGATCCACGTGGCGTTCATCCCGGGCTCTATGGACGCGGTCCTGCAGCAGACCGTCGAGGGGGTCCTGGAGTATCTGCGGGAGACGGGGCACGAGGTGGTGTCCATCCCGGATGACGAGACGGATGCCATCATCACGACGGCCCGGTTCGGCGAGTTGATTGGGTGGCGCTCCTCGCTGCTCATCACGGCGCGCCGGAGGTACGGGCTTTCTCACAATCCCACGCCGTTCACGTACGTCAGCATTCGGGAGGAGGACTTCCAGCGGTACCTGAAGCTGTTCGAGCAGTTCATCGCGGAGGAGAAGCCGGATCCGGAGCGGTATCAGTTCCCCGGGCTGGCCCCGGGCGCCTATCGTGTGCTTCACGAGCAGGGCCAGCGCGGCGGCCCCATTCTGTCGCTGGAGCGGCTGGTTCAAGCCCAGACCAAGTGCCTCCGGATCGTGTTGATCGTATACAACGATCAGGGGATCAAGGAGGCGTATCACTTCGACCTGGTGGGGGCTTACCCCAGAAGCAAGGCGGACGACCTCCATCGCTTCTATGAGGACATCGCGCTCCGCATGGTGACGGTGTTGAGCACCCAGGAGGTGACGAACCATGAGGTGGTGGGGGACCCGATTCCCCAAGAGGTGTGGGATCGGTTGGAGACCCCGGCGGCCATGATCCGGGCGGCGCAGGAGCTGGATCGTCGAGGGTTCTTCACGGAGATGGTGCGGATCCCTGACCTGGTCCA
Coding sequences:
- a CDS encoding GTP-binding protein; this translates as MLRRFLTRQQDEWLREERETLIRLEAALQRLNADPADLEALSQARRQLDELFLLVIVGEFNSGKSAFINALLGEPFLPEGVTPTTAEIHLLRHGNADRYVNTDGVVVLSHPAEWLRDINLVDTPGTNAVIQRHQEITEAFIPRSDLVLFVTSADRPFSESERMFLTHIRDWGKKVVVVINKIDLLDSEADVEQVVGFVRENAQTLLGLRPEVFPLSARLALRAKTTPPGPERDALWERSRFAPLEAYILHTLDESERIRLKLLSPLGVAQRLTRQYLEVTHSRQALLSEDIEALETIEAQLAAYEADMRRDFRYHLSHIDNVLHEMTMRGMDFFDEMIRFGRLLDLLNTERVRGEFDRIVIADTVSQIESHVNEMINWLVDQDFRQWQAVMEYVNRRAAQHEDRIVGRVGGAFESRRRDLLDSVGRAAQEVVRSYDHQRQAHEIATSVQAAVAQTALVEVGAVGLGALLVKILATTLADVTGLLAAGAVAAFGLYVLPARRRKAKKELRTRVDELRGRLADVLTRQFEQELSRSLARIRDAIAPYTRFVQSEREKLAQIESDLHQVEADLHRTRLAIEEM